A window of Microbacterium luteolum contains these coding sequences:
- the nrdR gene encoding transcriptional regulator NrdR: MHCPFCRHSDSRVIDSRTSDDGLSIRRRRQCPECGGRFTTTETASLNVIKRSGVMEPFSREKVISGVRKACQGRPVTEADLAILAQRVEEAVRQTGVSQLDTNEIGLAILGPLRELDEVAFLRFASVYQAFDSLEDFESAITDLRADHAGQEPADR; the protein is encoded by the coding sequence ATGCACTGCCCCTTCTGCCGTCACTCCGACTCGCGCGTCATCGATTCGCGCACCAGCGACGACGGGCTCTCCATCCGGCGGCGCCGTCAGTGCCCGGAGTGCGGAGGTCGTTTCACGACGACCGAGACCGCGAGCCTCAACGTCATCAAGCGGTCCGGCGTCATGGAGCCCTTCAGCCGCGAGAAGGTCATCTCGGGTGTGCGCAAGGCCTGCCAGGGGCGCCCCGTGACCGAGGCGGACCTCGCGATCCTCGCGCAGCGGGTGGAGGAGGCGGTCCGGCAGACCGGTGTCTCGCAGCTCGACACGAATGAGATCGGCCTCGCGATCCTCGGACCTCTGCGCGAGCTCGACGAGGTCGCCTTCCTGCGCTTCGCCAGCGTCTACCAGGCGTTCGACTCCCTCGAGGACTTCGAATCCGCGATCACCGATCTGCGTGCCGACCACGCAGGGCAGGAGCCGGCGGACCGGTAA
- a CDS encoding quinone-dependent dihydroorotate dehydrogenase — MYPLLFRAVLSRFDPEFAHHAGMVVIRVLGTPPFSSVTRALTRPDPSLRVEALGLTFPSPFGIAAGFDKNAVGVRGLAALGFGHIEVGTVTAIPQEGNPKPRLFRLIADRAVINRMGFNNQGADAVARRLAKLRRGAPDTVIGVNIGKSRVVEVEDATADYVASATRLAPLADYLAVNVSSPNTPGLRGLQAVETLAPLLRAVREASGSTPLLVKIAPDLPDEEIAAISRMAVEEGLAGIIAHNTTISRDGLLTDDAVVEAAGAGGLSGAPLKQRSLEVLRVVRGSVPAEFCVIAVGGVETPSDVQERLDAGATLVQGYTAFLYRGPFWGRELNRGLVSRGTVRA, encoded by the coding sequence ATGTATCCGCTGCTCTTCCGCGCTGTCCTCTCGCGCTTCGATCCCGAGTTCGCCCATCACGCCGGCATGGTGGTGATCCGTGTCCTCGGGACGCCGCCGTTCTCATCGGTGACCCGTGCGCTGACCCGCCCCGATCCGTCGCTCCGCGTCGAGGCCCTCGGCCTGACCTTCCCGTCGCCCTTCGGCATCGCGGCAGGCTTCGACAAGAACGCCGTCGGCGTGCGCGGCCTCGCGGCGCTCGGCTTCGGCCACATCGAGGTGGGCACCGTGACGGCGATCCCTCAGGAGGGGAACCCCAAACCGCGTCTCTTCCGCCTCATCGCGGATCGCGCCGTGATCAACCGCATGGGGTTCAACAACCAGGGGGCGGATGCCGTGGCACGCCGTCTCGCGAAGCTGCGCAGAGGAGCACCCGACACCGTGATCGGCGTCAACATCGGCAAGAGCCGGGTCGTCGAGGTCGAGGACGCCACGGCCGACTATGTGGCGTCCGCCACGAGGCTCGCCCCGCTGGCCGACTATCTGGCCGTCAACGTCTCCTCGCCCAACACGCCGGGCCTGCGGGGCCTGCAGGCCGTCGAGACCCTCGCACCCCTGCTGCGTGCCGTGCGTGAGGCCTCCGGATCGACGCCGCTGCTCGTCAAGATCGCTCCCGACCTTCCCGACGAGGAGATCGCCGCGATCTCGCGGATGGCCGTCGAGGAGGGGCTCGCCGGCATCATCGCCCACAACACCACGATCAGCCGCGACGGGCTGCTCACGGATGACGCGGTCGTCGAGGCGGCGGGTGCGGGTGGTCTCTCGGGCGCTCCGCTCAAGCAGCGGTCGCTCGAGGTGCTCCGCGTCGTGCGCGGCTCCGTGCCCGCCGAGTTCTGCGTCATCGCCGTCGGCGGCGTCGAGACGCCCTCCGACGTGCAGGAGCGACTGGATGCCGGCGCGACCCTGGTGCAGGGATACACGG